A single window of Methanomassiliicoccales archaeon DNA harbors:
- the nuoK gene encoding NADH-quinone oxidoreductase subunit NuoK: MIPMEYFLALSAILFVIGAYGVLTKRNAIIVLMSIEIMLNAANINFVTFSSYFDDVAGQVFALFSIAVAAAEVAVGLAILLNLNRVRGTINLDEIHLLRW, encoded by the coding sequence ATGATCCCCATGGAGTATTTCCTGGCCCTAAGCGCCATCCTGTTCGTCATTGGTGCCTACGGTGTGCTCACCAAGCGTAACGCTATCATCGTTCTCATGAGTATAGAGATCATGCTAAATGCAGCGAACATCAACTTCGTGACCTTTTCGTCGTACTTCGACGACGTCGCGGGACAGGTGTTCGCTTTATTCTCGATAGCTGTGGCGGCCGCGGAAGTCGCGGTTGGATTGGCCATCCTTCTGAACCTGAACAGGGTCAGAGGAACGATCAATCTGGACGAGATACATCTGCTGAGGTGGTGA
- the nuoL gene encoding NADH-quinone oxidoreductase subunit L, producing MDIIDFAWLIPVLPLISFLIVGLFGKKMPEGGGYVAIIFSLASMVLSLLIAIPVLNGTYGGVYEQSVTWLVLSDEYKLDIGIYIDQLTALMLIVVSVISTLVVIYSIGYMHKEGERKPRYYAEISLFIGVMLGLILANNYLWLFIFWELVGLCSYLLIGFWNHKPSAASAAKKAFLVTRVGDIMFMIGIIILFTTFKTLNFSDLFAIEATGTNLELLTLATFFIFGGAIGKSAQFPLHDWLPDAMEGPTTVSALIHAATMVKAGVYLVARSYPLFVQCPETLLIVAIIGGVTAIFAASMALNNPNIKRVLAYSTISQLGYMILALGAGGYFFYYGNPADGYTAGMFHLMNHAFFKALLFLCAGSVIHAVGTEDMRLMGGLHKKMKITSFAMLIGALSISGIPILSGFWSKDEILAAVFETGEVNSIFLLLWLMGIVTAFMTAFYMFRLWFMTFAGKEGEVSKHAHESPKVMTGPLVTLAIFAAFSGLAVLFGFGQVIYFGHPHHADAIEILTEVFTSPLTYLSILLAVLGVVLAYLVYCKKIISSDFFVSSPGTKRMHKLLLDRYGFTWGYNAFAEKVVYGFAKVVDKFDQKGIDGVVNGISNVIVGFGQRFRKVQSGMVQGYATVVVAGIVAILLILYITGVLG from the coding sequence ATGGACATCATAGATTTCGCATGGCTAATACCGGTACTTCCACTCATCTCGTTTCTGATCGTAGGCCTGTTCGGGAAGAAAATGCCCGAGGGTGGCGGATACGTCGCAATCATCTTCTCCCTGGCTTCAATGGTACTGTCACTCCTGATCGCCATTCCGGTACTGAACGGTACATACGGAGGAGTGTACGAGCAGAGTGTAACCTGGCTCGTACTATCTGACGAGTACAAGCTTGATATTGGCATATACATCGACCAGCTGACAGCGCTGATGCTCATCGTTGTCTCTGTGATCAGCACCCTCGTGGTGATCTACTCCATAGGGTACATGCACAAGGAGGGGGAGCGGAAGCCAAGGTACTACGCCGAGATCTCCCTGTTCATCGGGGTAATGCTTGGACTGATCCTGGCGAACAACTATCTCTGGCTGTTCATCTTCTGGGAGCTTGTCGGCCTATGCTCATATCTACTAATAGGATTCTGGAACCACAAGCCATCCGCGGCTTCGGCTGCCAAGAAGGCGTTCCTGGTGACGAGGGTCGGAGACATCATGTTCATGATCGGTATCATCATCCTCTTCACCACATTCAAAACGCTGAACTTCAGCGATCTCTTTGCCATTGAGGCGACGGGGACGAATCTCGAACTCCTGACGCTCGCCACCTTCTTCATCTTTGGCGGTGCAATAGGAAAGAGCGCCCAGTTCCCGCTGCATGATTGGTTGCCCGATGCGATGGAGGGCCCCACCACAGTGTCGGCTCTAATCCACGCAGCAACCATGGTCAAGGCGGGTGTGTACCTGGTGGCGAGGTCATATCCACTGTTCGTACAGTGCCCTGAGACACTGCTCATTGTAGCGATAATCGGTGGCGTGACCGCGATATTCGCGGCATCCATGGCGCTTAACAATCCCAATATCAAACGGGTGCTCGCATACTCGACCATCTCTCAATTGGGATACATGATCCTAGCCCTTGGAGCAGGAGGCTACTTCTTCTACTATGGGAACCCGGCTGACGGTTACACGGCGGGCATGTTCCACCTAATGAACCATGCGTTCTTCAAGGCCTTGCTCTTCCTTTGCGCCGGGTCCGTAATACACGCTGTGGGAACAGAGGACATGCGACTGATGGGTGGTTTGCACAAGAAAATGAAGATCACATCATTTGCCATGCTCATAGGCGCCCTATCCATCTCTGGGATACCGATATTAAGCGGTTTCTGGAGCAAGGATGAGATATTAGCGGCAGTCTTCGAAACAGGAGAAGTCAATTCCATATTCCTTCTGCTCTGGCTAATGGGCATCGTGACCGCGTTCATGACCGCATTCTACATGTTCAGACTGTGGTTCATGACATTCGCAGGAAAGGAGGGCGAGGTGTCAAAGCACGCTCACGAGTCCCCGAAGGTAATGACCGGACCCCTCGTGACTCTCGCTATCTTCGCTGCGTTCTCTGGACTGGCTGTGCTCTTTGGTTTCGGACAGGTCATCTACTTCGGCCACCCCCATCACGCCGATGCGATAGAGATACTAACCGAGGTCTTCACCTCCCCGCTCACATACCTATCGATATTACTGGCAGTGCTAGGAGTTGTGCTTGCTTACCTAGTGTATTGCAAGAAGATCATCTCTTCAGATTTCTTCGTCTCCTCACCCGGAACGAAGAGGATGCACAAGCTGCTACTGGACAGATACGGCTTTACTTGGGGATACAACGCCTTCGCGGAGAAGGTAGTTTACGGATTCGCCAAGGTTGTAGACAAATTCGACCAGAAGGGCATTGACGGCGTGGTCAACGGAATCAGCAATGTAATCGTTGGATTCGGACAGCGCTTCAGAAAAGTTCAGAGCGGAATGGTACAAGGATACGCCACGGTGGTGGTGGCAGGTATCGTGGCAATATTGCTGATACTATACATCACAGGAGTACTGGGGTGA
- a CDS encoding NADH-quinone oxidoreductase subunit M, which yields MFDDIPILSIIVFLPLIGAVIAFALGNNKRMAKLIALIFSAITLLLSLLLLTEFNMSTGTFQFTESYTWIETLGISYSLGVDGIGLLMVILTTLLCFLAILFSWDVEKRTHEYMGLMLVLEVGVLGVFMSLDYFLFYIFWEVVLIPMFFLIGIWGGPRKEYAAIKFFIYTHVASLAMLIAILAMYFEAKPMLESLIGHASFGMLDIALVSGNFSYIFQVAVFGALFFGFGVKMPIVPFHTWLPDAHVEAPTAGSVLLAGLLLKMGAYGLVRIALPTLPEGAEAFVPIMLAIAILSILYGAFASLAQRDLKKMVAFSSISHMGIVLLGFATLSEIGIAAGVFQMFAHGLITAVLFMMCGVVQHKAGTREIPLLGGLAPKIPIAATFMTIGFLASLGLPGMVGFIAEFSVFAATFDAFGWLLILPIISVAITAGYYLWALQRTMFGPLTDKINLSHLKDVSWYEAAPLAVLCILIVVFGLLPGLAFDMIRPATEIVTGLLGVI from the coding sequence ATGTTCGATGACATACCAATACTATCAATCATCGTCTTTCTTCCACTGATAGGCGCAGTGATCGCCTTCGCCCTAGGCAACAACAAGAGGATGGCAAAGCTCATCGCCCTGATATTCTCGGCGATTACGCTTCTTCTCTCGCTCCTGCTACTCACTGAGTTTAACATGAGCACCGGGACTTTCCAATTCACGGAAAGCTATACCTGGATAGAGACGCTCGGAATCAGTTACAGCTTGGGTGTTGATGGAATAGGCCTGCTGATGGTCATTCTGACAACACTACTCTGTTTCCTGGCCATCCTATTCTCATGGGATGTAGAAAAGAGGACCCACGAGTACATGGGCCTCATGCTGGTGTTGGAAGTAGGAGTGCTGGGCGTATTCATGTCCCTGGATTACTTCCTCTTCTACATCTTCTGGGAGGTCGTCCTCATCCCGATGTTCTTCCTGATAGGCATCTGGGGAGGACCCAGGAAGGAATACGCAGCCATCAAGTTCTTCATCTATACACATGTGGCGAGTCTGGCCATGCTCATAGCAATACTGGCCATGTACTTCGAGGCCAAACCCATGCTGGAGTCGCTGATAGGCCATGCAAGCTTTGGGATGCTCGACATCGCCTTGGTAAGCGGAAACTTCAGCTACATATTCCAGGTAGCCGTGTTCGGCGCGCTCTTCTTCGGTTTCGGAGTCAAGATGCCAATCGTGCCTTTCCATACTTGGCTACCAGACGCTCATGTGGAGGCACCAACTGCGGGATCGGTGCTTCTAGCCGGTCTCCTCCTTAAGATGGGAGCATACGGTCTGGTTAGAATTGCACTGCCGACACTTCCTGAAGGCGCAGAAGCTTTCGTTCCCATTATGCTGGCTATAGCGATATTATCCATATTGTACGGAGCGTTCGCCTCTCTAGCTCAAAGGGATCTGAAGAAGATGGTTGCGTTCTCTTCAATCAGTCACATGGGCATCGTACTGTTAGGATTCGCTACTCTATCTGAGATTGGAATCGCAGCAGGTGTGTTCCAGATGTTCGCCCACGGTCTCATCACAGCTGTACTGTTCATGATGTGCGGTGTCGTGCAGCATAAAGCGGGCACGAGGGAGATACCACTTCTCGGTGGCCTTGCTCCAAAGATCCCAATCGCGGCTACTTTCATGACTATTGGGTTCTTGGCATCGCTCGGCCTACCGGGAATGGTTGGTTTCATCGCCGAGTTCTCGGTTTTCGCGGCAACATTCGATGCCTTCGGATGGTTGCTGATCCTGCCGATCATTAGCGTTGCTATCACTGCTGGTTATTATCTTTGGGCGCTGCAGAGGACTATGTTCGGACCACTCACGGATAAGATAAATCTGTCTCATTTGAAGGATGTCAGCTGGTACGAAGCTGCCCCGTTGGCGGTTCTTTGCATCCTGATCGTGGTCTTCGGACTCCTTCCGGGATTGGCGTTCGACATGATCAGACCAGCGACTGAGATCGTGACAGGTCTACTGGGGGTGATCTGA
- a CDS encoding NADH-quinone oxidoreductase subunit N produces MDLTAVLPEIIMIIFAAVLPAVYLGTKNDKMVAGISIAGILIAMATVGQFLWNGASPVVFENLLQLDAFSALFMLVFLIVALYVVIASVRYIEKERHLAEYYTLIMFATVGMMVVASATDLITLFVGIELTSLSSFALVGFRKKDKRGAEAATKYFVIGGLSSAISLYGISLLYGVTHTTNIAEIGAVVGDITGLGPALYISLVMLIAGFGFKVAIVPFHMWAPDVYEGAPTPIASFLAAGSKKMGLVALFKIFLIGLFAIKADWEIAVAVIAIATMTLGNIMAVNQTSIKRMLAYSSIAQAGYILIVLPIGTDYALMGGIFHIITHAFMKGGAFLIVAGLSMSALGENIADYKGLAKRTPLLALGMAILLFALAGIPPLSGFASKVVLFSSAVDASMIPADNWMIWLAIAGVLNSALSLYYYARVVKYMYVEKGPESKIRIPTTVAIAIFICVVATVIIGIYPEPIVDACQAAATAFFA; encoded by the coding sequence ATGGATCTAACGGCTGTACTTCCTGAGATCATCATGATCATCTTCGCAGCGGTCCTTCCAGCGGTATACCTGGGAACCAAGAACGACAAGATGGTCGCTGGCATATCAATTGCAGGCATCTTGATAGCAATGGCCACTGTGGGCCAGTTCCTCTGGAACGGCGCTTCCCCGGTGGTGTTCGAGAATCTGCTGCAGCTGGACGCGTTCTCTGCACTCTTCATGCTAGTGTTCCTGATCGTTGCCCTTTACGTGGTGATAGCGTCTGTCAGATACATTGAGAAAGAGAGGCACCTAGCCGAGTACTACACGCTGATCATGTTCGCAACGGTCGGTATGATGGTGGTGGCCTCCGCCACTGATCTCATCACCCTGTTCGTTGGAATAGAGCTCACTAGTCTCTCTTCATTCGCTCTTGTGGGATTCCGCAAGAAGGACAAGCGCGGAGCGGAGGCGGCGACCAAGTACTTCGTGATCGGTGGTCTTTCCTCTGCGATCTCCCTGTACGGCATTTCACTGCTGTACGGAGTGACCCATACGACCAACATCGCAGAGATTGGGGCGGTCGTTGGAGACATCACTGGATTGGGACCCGCATTGTACATTTCATTGGTGATGCTTATCGCCGGATTCGGGTTCAAGGTCGCGATCGTACCCTTCCACATGTGGGCACCTGATGTGTACGAGGGCGCTCCTACCCCAATAGCCTCGTTCCTGGCAGCAGGTTCCAAGAAGATGGGTCTTGTAGCGCTGTTCAAGATCTTCCTGATAGGGCTCTTTGCCATCAAGGCCGATTGGGAAATAGCGGTGGCAGTCATTGCCATTGCCACCATGACCCTTGGTAATATCATGGCCGTGAACCAGACCAGCATCAAGAGGATGTTGGCCTACTCAAGTATCGCTCAGGCAGGATACATACTAATCGTGCTTCCCATAGGCACTGACTACGCCCTGATGGGTGGGATATTCCACATCATCACCCATGCCTTCATGAAGGGAGGCGCCTTCCTCATCGTGGCCGGTCTTTCGATGTCCGCTCTTGGGGAGAATATCGCTGATTACAAGGGACTGGCAAAGCGCACTCCCTTGCTGGCTCTGGGCATGGCGATACTTCTGTTCGCTCTTGCTGGAATACCCCCATTATCGGGATTCGCCAGTAAGGTCGTACTGTTCTCCAGTGCAGTGGACGCCTCGATGATACCTGCTGACAATTGGATGATCTGGCTAGCCATCGCTGGTGTGCTCAACAGTGCCTTGTCCTTGTACTACTACGCTCGAGTGGTCAAGTACATGTATGTTGAGAAGGGTCCGGAAAGCAAGATCAGGATTCCAACAACTGTGGCCATAGCCATATTCATCTGCGTGGTGGCGACTGTGATTATTGGAATATATCCCGAACCCATCGTCGATGCCTGCCAGGCAGCGGCAACAGCGTTCTTCGCTTGA
- a CDS encoding polyprenyl synthetase family protein: MPLSWDEPISEELLMVENEIRRNVQSQQEMLTEISMHIIGSGGKRIRPGVSLLAYHAVGGQKPDEIIGIAAAFEIIHSATLIHDDINDGGHTRRGVVTAYRKYGVQQALIAGDFLFVKGFRLGGSLGQELVDVIADACTGMAESEILQGQYEKNPSTSLDVYIKIIKGKTAKPFEAGARTGATLGGGSSEQVNALGLFGLNLGIAFQIIDDILDITGDASVLGKPRGMDFLEGKPTLPLILALNNGCNGLRLKELFVKKEKDTEEIEEVLEYLSHSDVLEEARRYARTYASNAVDSLDIIAESEYKEALIKLADKVVKRNF; encoded by the coding sequence ATGCCCCTTAGCTGGGATGAACCAATCTCAGAAGAACTGCTGATGGTGGAGAATGAGATCCGCCGGAACGTGCAGTCTCAACAGGAGATGCTCACCGAAATCTCCATGCACATCATAGGCTCAGGTGGCAAGAGAATCAGGCCTGGAGTATCCCTTTTGGCATATCACGCTGTAGGGGGGCAGAAACCAGACGAGATCATAGGTATCGCGGCCGCCTTCGAGATTATTCACTCCGCCACGCTCATCCATGACGACATCAACGATGGAGGGCATACCAGACGAGGTGTGGTAACCGCTTACAGGAAGTATGGTGTCCAGCAAGCCCTGATAGCGGGCGATTTCCTTTTCGTGAAAGGGTTCAGACTCGGAGGAAGTCTAGGCCAGGAACTTGTGGACGTGATAGCCGACGCCTGCACTGGAATGGCGGAGAGCGAGATATTACAAGGCCAATACGAGAAGAACCCTTCGACATCGTTGGATGTTTATATCAAGATAATCAAAGGGAAAACTGCGAAGCCGTTCGAAGCGGGTGCCCGAACCGGGGCAACACTAGGTGGGGGTTCATCTGAGCAGGTGAATGCCTTGGGATTGTTCGGTCTCAACCTGGGGATCGCATTTCAGATCATCGATGATATCCTAGATATTACGGGTGACGCGTCGGTTCTTGGAAAGCCCAGGGGAATGGACTTCTTGGAGGGAAAGCCGACCCTGCCTCTGATACTCGCACTGAACAACGGCTGCAATGGTCTGAGACTCAAGGAGCTTTTCGTCAAGAAAGAGAAGGATACTGAAGAGATAGAAGAGGTGCTTGAGTACCTCTCCCATTCTGACGTCTTGGAGGAAGCCAGGAGATACGCTCGTACCTACGCTTCGAATGCGGTTGACTCGCTTGATATCATCGCCGAGTCGGAATATAAGGAAGCACTCATCAAACTGGCCGATAAAGTTGTAAAAAGGAATTTCTAA
- a CDS encoding NAD(P)/FAD-dependent oxidoreductase, protein MIEDADVVVVGAGPAGSTAAEHAALNGAEVVLLERREEIGLPVKCGEFMPSVSEIKGIFPMADELESLFDLPNDLISLETRLIRIWSPKQKSFEIPFSGYTTDRDRFDQFLARKAEDAGVRIIRGCSCQSVEGNTVMTDNGPIRAKVIIGADGPLSRVARSVGIPKAKDLCPAVTAQTKGDFEDVCEMFFGSIAPGAYAWIIPKKNGANVGLGISPRFAKKSVKEYFWSFVEERGLEVDRVKGKHVPMSGPVKRSVVGNTLVVGDAAGHVMAVNGGGIPIAMICGRIAGKSAAKTALKGASLELYESIWKRQVEKPLRTAVRSKRWADICWGSPLRLEMAMTFLGKRRMGNMIRCKSVFP, encoded by the coding sequence ATGATAGAGGATGCCGATGTTGTGGTTGTGGGAGCGGGACCAGCGGGAAGCACTGCGGCTGAGCATGCGGCCCTCAACGGTGCCGAGGTTGTCCTTCTCGAAAGACGAGAGGAAATCGGCTTACCGGTCAAGTGCGGCGAGTTCATGCCCTCTGTGAGTGAGATAAAGGGCATCTTTCCCATGGCTGATGAATTGGAGTCTCTTTTCGATTTGCCAAACGACCTAATCTCTCTTGAGACCCGTTTGATAAGAATCTGGTCGCCCAAGCAGAAGAGTTTTGAGATACCGTTCTCAGGCTATACCACAGACCGGGATAGGTTCGATCAGTTTCTTGCTAGAAAGGCTGAGGATGCTGGAGTCAGAATAATCAGAGGATGTTCTTGTCAATCTGTAGAAGGTAATACGGTTATGACAGATAATGGACCGATCAGAGCAAAGGTCATAATTGGGGCGGATGGTCCACTATCCCGGGTAGCTCGTTCGGTGGGGATTCCAAAGGCAAAGGACCTTTGCCCTGCAGTTACTGCCCAGACCAAGGGTGATTTCGAGGACGTATGCGAGATGTTCTTCGGTAGCATCGCCCCAGGTGCTTACGCCTGGATAATACCCAAGAAGAATGGTGCAAATGTGGGTCTTGGCATATCGCCCAGATTCGCCAAGAAGAGTGTCAAGGAGTATTTCTGGTCCTTCGTGGAGGAAAGGGGATTAGAAGTGGATCGGGTGAAGGGTAAGCACGTCCCAATGTCCGGACCGGTGAAACGATCTGTAGTTGGAAATACCTTGGTGGTGGGTGACGCCGCCGGGCATGTCATGGCAGTTAACGGGGGAGGAATTCCCATAGCGATGATCTGTGGGAGGATAGCGGGCAAGTCAGCCGCCAAGACTGCTCTGAAAGGAGCATCGCTTGAACTCTACGAATCGATTTGGAAGAGGCAGGTGGAGAAACCATTGAGGACTGCGGTTAGGTCCAAACGATGGGCGGACATATGCTGGGGGAGCCCTTTAAGGTTGGAGATGGCAATGACTTTTCTAGGCAAGCGGAGAATGGGCAACATGATCCGCTGCAAGTCCGTCTTCCCCTAG
- a CDS encoding ribonuclease III, producing the protein MESTTRKSELLEQRIGYSFEDQSLLDRALTTVSKANEMRKDGEQLPYDEKQEALATLGDGVLRLLVVEWLILEKHMNKKGPISKLTGDLVSRTHLGLLAEKLALEEFVVWGEGEFRREEWHRSTRMLAECLEALVGAVFLDGGINSCREMLLHVGFLKMIDP; encoded by the coding sequence ATGGAATCAACTACAAGGAAATCAGAGCTTCTCGAACAAAGGATAGGTTATTCATTCGAGGATCAGTCGCTCCTGGATAGGGCTTTGACCACCGTCTCGAAGGCCAACGAGATGCGAAAGGATGGGGAACAACTGCCTTATGATGAGAAGCAGGAAGCCCTCGCAACGCTCGGTGATGGGGTTCTAAGGTTACTGGTAGTGGAATGGCTCATCCTGGAAAAGCATATGAACAAGAAAGGACCAATTTCCAAGTTGACGGGAGATCTGGTGAGCCGGACGCACCTGGGGCTCTTGGCGGAGAAGCTAGCGCTTGAGGAGTTCGTTGTCTGGGGTGAAGGGGAGTTCAGAAGAGAGGAATGGCACCGTTCCACTAGGATGCTGGCAGAATGTCTTGAAGCCCTGGTTGGAGCCGTTTTTCTTGATGGGGGAATAAACAGCTGCAGAGAGATGCTGCTCCATGTGGGCTTCTTGAAGATGATTGACCCATGA
- a CDS encoding nucleic acid-binding protein, which translates to MRWVLDASALFLLQEMPIGEVYTSPGVLRELEAHNDNRIPFLSELLNILTPSKESLDAVGVAAIETGDDARLSPVDLELLALAFELEATLMSDDYSIQNLASHMGIAFVPAGKKGISKKLRWRYKCTGCGRIWRDLHKDCPICGAPLRSFRSKK; encoded by the coding sequence GTGAGATGGGTACTTGATGCATCCGCACTTTTCCTACTTCAGGAGATGCCAATCGGTGAGGTGTATACATCACCAGGTGTTTTGAGAGAGCTGGAGGCACATAACGACAATAGGATTCCTTTCCTTTCTGAGCTACTTAATATATTGACCCCATCCAAGGAGAGTCTCGATGCGGTGGGGGTAGCTGCAATAGAAACCGGGGATGATGCTAGACTCTCCCCGGTAGATCTCGAATTGTTAGCATTGGCGTTCGAGCTGGAAGCAACCCTGATGTCTGATGATTACTCCATCCAGAATCTAGCATCACATATGGGGATCGCGTTCGTACCCGCAGGCAAGAAGGGAATAAGCAAGAAGTTAAGATGGCGGTACAAGTGCACTGGTTGTGGACGAATATGGAGAGATCTCCATAAGGACTGCCCGATCTGCGGAGCGCCCCTTAGGTCCTTCAGGTCAAAGAAGTAG
- a CDS encoding tRNA 4-thiouridine(8) synthase ThiI has translation MKAVCLLSSGIDSPVAAYLMASRGAEILLLHMDNFGSSDHRILEIVKDLADVLRKVTETSMPLYTAPYFRMQQRIRERCGSSFQCVLCKRYMLRTARDFALREGAEAIITGDSLGQVASQTLQNILVEQRGLEFPVLRPLIGLDKLEIEAVGRDVGTYEQSIRKTPSCPFVPQKPQTSAEIRAINREESNLDPQGTLESLLNGIEKVNP, from the coding sequence ATGAAGGCCGTATGTCTGCTGTCAAGCGGGATTGACTCTCCAGTAGCCGCCTATCTAATGGCCTCTAGAGGAGCAGAGATACTGCTCCTTCACATGGACAACTTTGGTTCTAGTGATCATAGGATTTTGGAGATAGTCAAGGATCTTGCTGATGTTCTCAGAAAGGTGACAGAAACCAGTATGCCGCTTTATACCGCCCCTTATTTCAGAATGCAGCAAAGAATAAGGGAGCGATGTGGAAGTAGCTTTCAATGCGTGCTTTGCAAGAGATACATGTTGAGGACGGCCAGGGATTTTGCACTGAGGGAGGGTGCAGAGGCCATCATAACTGGAGACTCCCTGGGCCAAGTAGCATCCCAGACCTTGCAGAATATACTGGTTGAGCAACGAGGGCTTGAATTTCCCGTTTTAAGGCCCCTTATCGGCTTGGATAAACTCGAGATTGAGGCTGTGGGAAGAGATGTAGGCACATACGAACAATCCATTAGGAAGACTCCCTCCTGCCCCTTTGTTCCCCAGAAACCTCAGACATCCGCCGAAATAAGGGCTATTAACAGGGAGGAATCAAACCTAGATCCTCAGGGAACCCTCGAATCCTTACTTAACGGAATCGAAAAGGTCAATCCTTAA
- a CDS encoding RNA-binding protein: MKKKKVLPGEEVAVVEEFIAANGTYEENGKVYAAVFGDLELDHEEKTAMVKAEHPPVKLKPGDTVFGEITDVKISMAICEVISVEGEDRNITGDTNGTIHISKVSSGYTSEVGKEFRPSDIVRARVIQVKPSIQLTTVSPHLGVIKALCRRCRAPLKRKGNSLYCDACERTEYRKYADDYSDVDFTEFYKQKDTSE; this comes from the coding sequence ATGAAGAAGAAGAAGGTGCTCCCCGGAGAGGAGGTGGCCGTGGTTGAGGAGTTCATAGCGGCCAATGGTACTTACGAGGAGAACGGCAAGGTGTATGCCGCGGTGTTCGGGGATTTGGAGCTCGATCACGAGGAAAAGACTGCCATGGTTAAGGCAGAGCACCCCCCAGTAAAACTGAAGCCTGGGGATACCGTGTTTGGAGAGATTACTGATGTCAAGATCAGCATGGCCATTTGTGAAGTCATTTCGGTAGAGGGAGAAGACCGTAATATTACTGGAGACACAAACGGAACCATCCATATTTCCAAGGTATCATCTGGTTATACCTCAGAGGTCGGGAAGGAGTTTAGACCCAGTGATATCGTGAGGGCGAGGGTGATTCAGGTCAAGCCTTCCATCCAGCTAACAACGGTAAGCCCCCATCTAGGCGTCATAAAGGCTCTGTGTAGAAGGTGTCGTGCGCCCCTGAAGAGAAAGGGTAACTCTCTGTATTGTGATGCTTGTGAGAGGACGGAATACCGCAAATATGCCGATGACTACAGCGACGTTGACTTTACCGAGTTTTACAAACAGAAAGACACGAGCGAGTGA
- a CDS encoding methyltransferase translates to MILQKIAPLPEPSANLEQYSTPAPLAADILFTMYSLGDIQGKVVIDLGCGSGIFSIGSSLLGAKKVIGVDVDPKALDVASSNAKNLGAEIDLVESDIASFQGRGDTVIQNPPFGSQRKGADRPFIKKAIECAETVYSLHMEQTEPFLQREISDLGAHIEYRKSYKFNIPHMFGFHKKEKKSVDIVLLLIRR, encoded by the coding sequence ATGATACTCCAGAAGATTGCCCCGCTCCCAGAACCGAGCGCAAACCTGGAGCAGTACTCTACACCCGCACCCTTGGCAGCAGATATTCTATTCACTATGTATTCTCTGGGAGACATCCAGGGAAAGGTTGTCATTGATCTAGGTTGTGGAAGTGGCATCTTCTCGATAGGCTCCAGTCTTCTTGGCGCTAAAAAGGTAATAGGTGTGGACGTCGACCCCAAAGCACTGGATGTCGCTAGCTCGAATGCCAAGAATCTAGGTGCTGAGATCGATTTAGTGGAGTCCGATATCGCTTCATTCCAGGGTAGGGGCGATACTGTTATTCAGAATCCGCCCTTTGGGTCACAGAGGAAAGGTGCCGATAGGCCTTTCATTAAGAAGGCCATCGAATGTGCCGAGACTGTCTACTCACTCCATATGGAGCAGACGGAACCCTTTCTTCAAAGAGAGATATCGGACCTGGGAGCCCATATCGAGTACCGGAAAAGCTATAAGTTTAATATACCGCATATGTTCGGGTTCCACAAGAAGGAAAAGAAGAGCGTTGACATCGTGCTACTGCTCATTCGAAGGTGA
- a CDS encoding helix-turn-helix domain-containing protein, giving the protein MSTAFSKISFLPQLPELSKIREIRKKLNLSQRELASKAGVSQSLIAKIESGSIDPSFIKVKQIFDAFEEEIRRQKVEGKGLGEQLTVYDLATKGVISVSPNQTIGEVVDRMVKGRFTQLPVMDGERVVGAITDDRIRGYTIDETRSGSKTYDEVMETPISEIMEPPFSILNDDTSIELASLHLQREEAVLVSRKGVIVGILTSADFLDLGLRY; this is encoded by the coding sequence TTGTCTACGGCATTTTCCAAGATATCGTTCCTCCCCCAGCTTCCAGAGCTGAGTAAAATCCGGGAGATTAGGAAGAAATTGAATCTTTCACAAAGAGAGCTAGCATCTAAGGCTGGTGTCTCTCAGTCATTAATCGCGAAAATTGAGAGCGGGAGTATCGATCCTTCATTTATCAAGGTCAAACAGATCTTCGATGCCTTTGAGGAAGAGATACGGCGTCAGAAGGTAGAGGGGAAAGGGCTTGGAGAACAACTCACGGTCTATGATCTGGCCACCAAGGGAGTGATTAGCGTATCCCCAAACCAAACCATTGGAGAGGTGGTGGACAGAATGGTGAAGGGGCGGTTCACCCAGCTTCCCGTAATGGATGGTGAAAGGGTAGTAGGAGCCATCACAGACGACAGGATACGAGGCTACACCATAGATGAGACCCGGAGCGGTAGCAAGACCTACGATGAGGTCATGGAGACTCCCATCAGCGAAATCATGGAACCGCCATTCTCCATTTTGAACGACGACACCTCTATTGAACTGGCCTCTCTGCATCTTCAACGTGAGGAAGCAGTTTTGGTTTCAAGGAAGGGCGTAATAGTGGGAATCCTAACGAGTGCTGATTTCCTTGACCTTGGGCTCCGTTATTGA